Within the Syntrophales bacterium genome, the region CGCATTGATGCACCCTAGATCGTCATAAAGCATGTCCAGACCATCCACCGAGTCCACCCAGGCGCCGCCGGCGAGCCTTCGGGTCCGCCGCACCGACTTGACATAGACCCAGGTGTCATCGAGTTTCGAACTGTCATAGCGGATCGTGAATAACCCTAACCCCCTCAGGTCATAGGGGGCCGTGACATAGAAAATGGTCTTCCAGAGAATTTTGTCATCCAGAACCGGTTTCTCCCCCCTGTCTTTCAGACGTCCCTTGAGGTATACGCGGTTCCAGTACCAGTCCTGCCGACGCTCGACACCCGTGTCGGCGCTGATAAAGATCCAGGTGTGTTTATACTGCTGGACATTACCCCACCCCTGGGCGTAATACCAGTTCCAGACCACCTTGTCGCCTGCGTACGGGTCATCCATGGAGATATCGGGAAAAGGCAGGCCGGCCATGTAGCCTGAAACCTCACGGGTTTTGGGATCGAATTTAATGTTTTTTGCGTACCTCTTGGTGGCCTCGATGAAACCCTTGCTCATCTTGGGTATATCGGAGTGTCTAAGCTTCATCTGGAGACCCCAGTTCCGGATCTGGTACTCCAGGGACGCGATCAGCATGCTCCGGATCGTCTTCCCCTCAAAGGTATCGTTTATGACCTTGTCCAGGTTGGCTTTGTTAATCACGGTCCCGGCCGGAAGCTCGGCAGCCGAGGCCGCATAGGCCAGCACACCGAGCACTATACCCACGAGACAGAAAATACTTAATTTCCTTACCACAAACATCGGTTTTCTTAACATTATCTAACACCTCCCTTCTTTTGCTATCATTAAAGATTTCTCACTTCGCTCAAAATGACAGCATGGCAATGTTATTTCCCATAGGAATTTATCCCTCTGAGACCTTTGAAAAATA harbors:
- a CDS encoding DUF1329 domain-containing protein — encoded protein: MLRKPMFVVRKLSIFCLVGIVLGVLAYAASAAELPAGTVINKANLDKVINDTFEGKTIRSMLIASLEYQIRNWGLQMKLRHSDIPKMSKGFIEATKRYAKNIKFDPKTREVSGYMAGLPFPDISMDDPYAGDKVVWNWYYAQGWGNVQQYKHTWIFISADTGVERRQDWYWNRVYLKGRLKDRGEKPVLDDKILWKTIFYVTAPYDLRGLGLFTIRYDSSKLDDTWVYVKSVRRTRRLAGGAWVDSVDGLDMLYDDLGCINARPSWYTSWKVLSKKTILVVGNAKMNWVKDAPTLEKEFPSIDLKNWPHWNPSLVYEWEPREVWEIEGIPPSYHPYSRRVVYADTHYPATYIGEGYDKEGKLWKFMQYLHGPVTKANLHLHSPGTVVPHPNDDENTSMAIPNMGTNIDFKRRHATNFHCRTMDFSGKFDVDDVTLGHLEAAGK